In the genome of Croceimicrobium hydrocarbonivorans, one region contains:
- a CDS encoding PaaI family thioesterase has protein sequence MKSAKEVVDTMYNGDAFSQWLGIEVQSCEAGACKLSMRVREEMTNGFKIAHGGISYSLADSALAFASNGHGQHALSIETAISHTKPVKAGEKITATASEIRKSRSIGIYEVRVENEAGDLIAHFKGTVFRKDTEW, from the coding sequence ATGAAGTCGGCCAAGGAAGTAGTAGATACCATGTACAATGGGGATGCTTTTAGCCAATGGCTGGGCATTGAGGTGCAATCTTGCGAAGCTGGAGCTTGTAAGCTCAGTATGCGAGTGCGGGAGGAAATGACCAATGGCTTTAAAATTGCCCATGGGGGTATTTCCTATTCCTTAGCAGATAGTGCCCTGGCTTTTGCTAGCAACGGCCACGGCCAACATGCACTTTCCATTGAAACAGCCATTTCCCATACCAAGCCGGTAAAAGCCGGTGAAAAAATTACCGCCACTGCCAGTGAGATTCGCAAAAGCCGCAGCATTGGCATTTATGAAGTTCGGGTAGAAAATGAAGCGGGTGATTTAATCGCCCATTTCAAAGGCACCGTATTTCGTAAAGACACCGAGTGGTAG
- a CDS encoding NUDIX hydrolase — MHIEFSPDDFQVALSTSVVLYGFDGEDLKLLIGTKTNEPYKGADVLPSVVVKPKEDPILVARELMRSITGFDDWLIERLNVFADPYRNPVGRVVNIAYYGTLRLSEDLENDLRHSEYRWVKADHIPPLAYDHNDIVDYSKERLKRRVKRRPIGFSLLPREFTLNQIQRLYECALGRELDKRNFRRKLLKSELLIDTGKTIRSSPRAKRPSGLFRFDEKKYRTLSLEGYDFVYQ, encoded by the coding sequence ATGCATATAGAATTCTCTCCAGACGATTTTCAAGTGGCCTTAAGTACTTCAGTAGTGCTTTATGGTTTCGATGGGGAGGATCTCAAACTCTTAATTGGGACTAAAACCAATGAGCCCTATAAAGGTGCCGATGTATTGCCCTCTGTGGTGGTAAAGCCCAAAGAAGATCCCATTTTAGTGGCTCGGGAGTTAATGCGGTCCATTACCGGTTTCGATGATTGGTTAATAGAAAGGCTTAATGTGTTTGCCGATCCTTATCGCAATCCGGTAGGTCGAGTAGTTAATATTGCTTACTACGGCACTTTGCGCTTGAGCGAAGATTTGGAAAACGACCTGCGTCATTCGGAATACCGCTGGGTGAAGGCCGATCATATTCCACCTTTGGCTTATGATCACAATGATATTGTAGACTATTCCAAGGAGCGTTTGAAGCGTCGAGTAAAGCGCCGCCCTATTGGTTTTAGCCTCTTACCGCGTGAGTTCACCCTTAATCAAATTCAGCGGCTTTATGAATGCGCCCTGGGTCGGGAATTGGATAAGCGTAATTTTCGGCGCAAGCTTTTAAAGTCGGAACTACTGATCGATACCGGTAAAACCATTCGCAGCTCTCCGCGTGCTAAACGTCCTTCGGGTTTGTTCCGATTCGACGAAAAGAAGTACCGCACCCTCTCTTTGGAAGGTTACGATTTCGTATATCAGTAA